From a single Vespa crabro chromosome 22, iyVesCrab1.2, whole genome shotgun sequence genomic region:
- the LOC124431787 gene encoding uncharacterized protein LOC124431787 codes for MGDKEHHVHFSGASGLGKDNNIMIQPQRHGHIDVHLGFLQLHHRYHVEFSLPWNMCVHGELLAPAVVVCNHHNPDCHIIDLMQEKDGLKLKIELLAYKERILKEEVQVMCCKSGAPLKILLNARVLGKDKGTPLLRNGIRSVAVEGIDKDEISE; via the exons atggGAGATAAAG AACATCATGTACACTTCAGTGGGGCAAGCGGTCTTGGAAAGGACAACAACATTATGATACAACCGCAACGACATGGACATATAGATGTTCATCTTGGATTCTTACAGCTTCATCACAG GTACCACGTGGAGTTTTCTCTACCATGGAATATGTGTGTTCACGGTGAACTTCTTGCACCCGCTGTAGTTGTCTGTAACCATCACAATCCAGACTGTCACATTATCGACCTAATGCAAGAGAAGGATGGCCTTAA attaaaaattgaaCTACTGGCGTACAAGGAACGAATCTTGAAAGAAGAAGTTCAAGTCATGTGTTGCAAATCTGGTGCACCATTAAAAATACTCTTGAACGCACGAGTATTAGGTAAGGATAAAGGGACGCCTTTGTTAAGGAATGGTATACGCAGTGTTGCTGTAGAGGGAATCGATAAAGATGAAATATCTGAATAA
- the LOC124431788 gene encoding RING-H2 finger protein ATL33-like, with translation MAFQGITIVVITVGLASLLYYFLANNGRQEQSYGYRSSGGPNGPDIRMPPNFFTANSPSNNEQQNQYRKRRSKKPFKDVCTICFQNVSDQDKVLLCGHCFHEKCIEEWRTRGPMESRNTCPTCREKYQII, from the exons ATGGCATTTCAAGGTATCACTATAGTAGTAATTACAGTCGGTTTAGcaagtttattatattattttcttgccAATAACGGAAGACAAGAACAATCATATGGATATAGAAGTTCTGGAGGTCCCAATGGACCAGATATTAGAATGCCTCCTAATTTTTTCACTGCCAATTCACCATCaaacaa CGAACAACAAAATCAGTATCGGAAAAGACGATCAAAGAAACCATTTAAAGATGTCTGTACCATCTGCTTTCAAAATGTTTCAGATCAAGATAAAGTACTTTTATGTGGTCATTgttttcatgaaaaatgtaTTGAAGAATGGAGAACGCGAGGCCCAAtg gaATCACGTAATACTTGCCCTACCTGCAGGGAGAAGTATCAAATTATCTAG
- the LOC124431785 gene encoding cell death specification protein 2 isoform X1, with protein sequence MASHIHTQTICSENTMTGAVSTLQLLRSYRFLAPNSDIYRYEPYTPTQHCKFNETNILSNSTSIESSLTPSLTTTASLSGTLPIPSGFLVQSPFFTTMTPLMPSLNIPRRYSDLIDSDTIMNRQFINDNNTQSIIRRPRSEKKPIPDDQKDEKYYERRKRNNQAAKKSRDARKIREDHIALKATMLEHENAILRAQVVTLREEAQSLRHMLLKQQQATRTQSIERSVSSLTSVTRSSMRSLSALDCEL encoded by the exons atggcctCTCATATACATACGCAAACAATTTGTTCTGAAAACACAATGACTGGAGCAGTTTCTACGTTACAATTACTGAGAAGTTATAGATTTCTTGCCCCGAATTCAG atatatatagatacgagCCGTATACTCCTACTCAACATTGTAAATTTAACGAAACAAATATATTGTCCAATTCAACGTCAATAGAATCGTCATTGACGCCATCGTTGACGACAACTGCTTCTCTTTCTGGAACATTACCAATTCCTAGTGGTTTTCTAGTGCAATCTCCTTTTTTCACAACTATGACACCGTTAATGCCATCGTTAAATATACCTCGACGATATTCGGATCTAATAGATTCTG ATACGATTATGAATCGACagtttatcaacgataataatacacaGAGTATCATTAGACGACCTAGAAGTGAGAAAAAGCCTATTCCGGATGAtcaaaaagatgaaaagtatTACGAAAGGCGTAAACGTAATAATCAGGCCGCAAAGAAATCTCGAGACGCACGAAAAATTCGTGAAGATCAT ATCGCTTTAAAGGCAACAATGTTAGAACACGAAAATGCTATTTTACGAGCGCAGGTGGTGACCCTTCGAGAGGAAGCTCAATCGCTTCGACATATGTTGCTAAAGCAGCAACAAGCAACTAGGACACAGTCCATCGAACGTTCTGTATCTTCATTGACGTCAGTAACACGATCATCGATGCGATCTCTCTCTGCATTGGATTGCGAACtataa
- the LOC124431785 gene encoding cell death specification protein 2 isoform X2: protein MASHIHTQTICSENTMTGAVSTLQLLRSYRFLAPNSDIYRYEPYTPTQHCKFNETNILSNSTSIESSLTPSLTTTASLSGTLPIPSGFLVQSPFFTTMTPLMPSLNIPRRYSDLIDSDTIMNRQFINDNNTQSIIRRPRSEKKPIPDDQKDEKYYERRKRNNQAAKKSRDARKIREDHVVTLREEAQSLRHMLLKQQQATRTQSIERSVSSLTSVTRSSMRSLSALDCEL, encoded by the exons atggcctCTCATATACATACGCAAACAATTTGTTCTGAAAACACAATGACTGGAGCAGTTTCTACGTTACAATTACTGAGAAGTTATAGATTTCTTGCCCCGAATTCAG atatatatagatacgagCCGTATACTCCTACTCAACATTGTAAATTTAACGAAACAAATATATTGTCCAATTCAACGTCAATAGAATCGTCATTGACGCCATCGTTGACGACAACTGCTTCTCTTTCTGGAACATTACCAATTCCTAGTGGTTTTCTAGTGCAATCTCCTTTTTTCACAACTATGACACCGTTAATGCCATCGTTAAATATACCTCGACGATATTCGGATCTAATAGATTCTG ATACGATTATGAATCGACagtttatcaacgataataatacacaGAGTATCATTAGACGACCTAGAAGTGAGAAAAAGCCTATTCCGGATGAtcaaaaagatgaaaagtatTACGAAAGGCGTAAACGTAATAATCAGGCCGCAAAGAAATCTCGAGACGCACGAAAAATTCGTGAAGATCAT GTGGTGACCCTTCGAGAGGAAGCTCAATCGCTTCGACATATGTTGCTAAAGCAGCAACAAGCAACTAGGACACAGTCCATCGAACGTTCTGTATCTTCATTGACGTCAGTAACACGATCATCGATGCGATCTCTCTCTGCATTGGATTGCGAACtataa